A stretch of DNA from Cyprinus carpio isolate SPL01 chromosome A25, ASM1834038v1, whole genome shotgun sequence:
tgaaaaggtactgccccagtgacagcttttgtatcttttttctgagagtgtagggtGTTGATAGATGGTTTGATAAGGTATTTGAGTGGTTTTAGGCCATTGCTAGGCTGTTTGAGTGGTTTTAGGGCAATACTAGGTGTTTTCTAGGATGTTAGGGTGGTTTTAGGACAATTTCCAGTGTTTGGGTGGTTTTagtgaagtgagtgagtgaagtgacgtgtggccaagtatggtaacccatactctgaatttgtgctctgtatttaacccaaccaagtgaacacacccggagcagtgggcaactgggggttctgtgccttgctcaagggtctcgaCCTCAGTCTGGTATTGAGGgcggaagagagcgctgtacattcactccccccaccgacaatccctcctggacctgagactcgaacccaacctttgggttacaagtcagactctctaaccattaagccacaaCTGCCCCAAtttagggcattgctaggtgtttgctagggtgtttgggtgGTTTAAGGCCAATTCTAGGTGGTTTCTGGGGGGTTTGAGTGGTTTTAGAGCAATTTtgagtagttgctagggtgtttgagtGGTTTTAGGGCATTGCTAGCGTGTTTGGGTGCTAAATCTAAAACCCACTGAAGAACcttgtatatattgtttatacTGGTGTGTTTTGAAATCCATCACCTCAGACCAACGATCTGAAGTGATTCCCATTAGCTTGAGTATAAACAGCTCCATGGAAACCACTGACCTACTCTCTCGCAAAcgtattgtactgtatgtgtgcaaacATTGATGACCATCCCAACACAAGCAAAGTTTAACTTTCTTTTTGTGCTGTTGAAAGTTGGTTGACTACATCCTGTTGAAGTCTTTCCACCTTCCGGGTAGAGTCTGATCAAGACGTGTCAAACGTGTTTGTGGTTGTATTGTCTGGTTAATCCACGGCAGCCATGCTGAGATCTCCATCCCTTACATAACTAGTAACAAAACTTAATCTGCTTGTAGTTAAtgattgatgatttttttaattttttgttttttttggggtgatttttttttgtatagttttttttgttttaatcatgcATGATGCTTTGAataatttgcacacacacacacacacacacacacacacacacacacacacacacacacacacacacacacacaggtgtggtTAAAGTGCTGAAGtggatataaaaatattataaggAGGCTTATGCTAACATTACTCACTCAAAATGTCAACTCTCTCAATTgtcaaaatgacaattaattCCTTTAAGAGCAACACCCAATGACTTTCAGAAAGAGAAAATATGTAGGTTTATTTTAGACCATAGGGATATTTACCTGATTATCTACTACTGAGAAATCACAAGTAATATCTCTTTAATATTTCAGCCTTTTCTCCTAGAATGCAATGATATTAAATGGAGAGAAACTCAAATCTGTTTAGTTTTTGTAGTcggcacagaaaaaaaaacaacaaaaaaaaaaacacatcgtTTACACAAGCCCAATCCAAACAAACCACAATTAAAATCCGATGTTTTGGAATGAGCCTAAATGGTCGTTTGGGAtggaaaacatatttaaaagagTCCCATATTATCTGGAACTGTCTAAATGCACTCATTTTTGCTTTATCTTTCCACATAGTGAATTGTGAGACATTTACTGTATAGAGAATATTGAATAACTGAGCAAGTCAACAGTTTTGcacattttatgcaggtatatgcatgaatgcttaaaaaaaaaaaaagtttacttatGTTCCCTCAAGTTCCTCAAAATTtccattttcctttatttttcagTTGTTGTACATGAAACTCTCTGAAATCATTATTATAGgactaataaatattatttaatgcacatGCAAATGACTGAAGATGTGAAAACCGAATCGTATTTATTTGCATTGCTCTAGCAATGACCTTACGcacttgtttgtgtgtttgcagcaccTGTCTACGTTCATCATGGATAAATCTGAGTCCATTGCTACAGTAGAAGACGCAATTAAGAAGCTGAAGCTGCTGGACTCCAAAGACAAAATCTGGACACAGGAAATGCTGCTGCAGGTGACGGACAAATCCATCAAACTCCTGGACTCCGAAACCAAGGTGAGCAGGATCTTTCCTTGTGTacacacagggaaaaaaaatcaatagtcaATTCAAAATTGACATTGTTTACTTTCTTAATCCATGGtccttgtgtttttgtgaatgattcattggtgtttgttattgcaaagaaaatatattttgtctttgttatCATTCATCATAGGCCACGTTCACACAGAAGCAGAAAACAGGTCATCAGTCATGCATTTGAGTATTTAATAAAGTTGCATTCACACACAGTATAGTAATTTATAGGCGTTACAACCGCATTCTCGGAAAACACACGCTGTGTGAAAGGAACAGGACTGGACATCATAGTGCGAGAGAGAGCCGCTCGAGAGTCTCGGTAACTTACAGTGACTGAGAAatgagctgtgtgtcatctgaaAGTTTTCAATCCATTTAGCGCACGACTCAAATGTTTGTGTCATCTGAAAGTTTTCGATCTAGTCAGTTTTTTTAAGATTTGGCAGGTGTAGTCACGGCTCGATTGCTCTCTTGTAGTGTCAGAAAGTGATAAGACTTTCAGTTTTAAGGACGTTGCCATCTTTGATATTACTTTGGTCACTGTTGCTATGATTACTGGTAAGGAATACTGACTCCTGTTGCacgttcatacagacagtatCTGAGAAGCTActgtaagctgctgtgtgaatgGGACATTTCGAGACCTGCTTACACCTGTAAGTAAAATGCGGTTGTCAGtcccaaaaactgacagtgtgaacatAACCACTTTTTCCACTGATGTCATCAAGGCCATGTCTCTTCAAGCAATTTCTGGCCCATTTGTTTTACATTGAAAATCCTGTGTGATACTGGATTTGCATGTTTTTACTAATTCAAAACTAGTTTGCATCTTAaatgttcagtaaaaaaaaataaacacacttgAGATCATGGAAATGAGAACCGATTGAATACATTAGCATGCTCCACACCTGTTCGTTTAACAAAGCCTCCTCTAACCCTATGGCCTAGTGAAATCTGATCTGATCTGGAATAACTGGATAGGGAGCGTTTCGTCCGTGCGAATCGTGATTGTGCTGCCATTACTCTGGTAATATGTGACCATAAATGCCAACATTACTAGATCTTTGACCTCATTAATGATTATGATCATAGTTTTCAGGGTCGAAGGTTGTGAGCgtcttttgttttttcatatttacagaaattattacattttaaaatgatttaattttattttatttgttgagtttcattcaaataaaataaaaaaaaaataaaaataaaaacctttctgAGAAACATTAACATTTCCAAGTAAATTCATTTATGGTTTGGAAATCAGGTTTATGTACTTCATGtgtttatatactatattaatctcttttttttacatttaaaatttcacatttaatatactgtatacatttacttgaactacattttgatctttttttgtttatttttaaacaagcaTTTTAGGGTGAGGTGATACTGAAGTTCAGTCTAATTCTCCTTTCTTTATCTCAGGAAGAGCTTGAAAACTTTCCTCTGGCCACAGTCCATCACTGTCAGACGCTGTTGAACCAGACCAGATATCCTTCCATCCTTCTGCTCGTCTGTCAGGACAATGAACAACACAAACCAGACATTCACTTCTTCTACTGCGACGAAGTGGAGGTTAGACCACTTCATCAACCTGTGTAAACTTCATCTCTATAATCTCCCAGAAATAGCTGAATGATGaacaaaaaggttaaaaaatggACCTTTACACCCCTGCAGGATAAACACTATCGAGAGCGGCTTTCACTGGAactgtgtgtggttgtgttttagGCCGAGATGGTGCACGCTGACATTGATAGCGCTCTGGGAGACAACGCACGCGGCAAGAAGATGCGACCGCAGACACTAAAGTGAGTCCCAGCTCTCATAGACACCAACAAATGCTACCGGAGTggtttttaaataactaattactAGCCAGAATGACTGACACTTCTATCCACTGAACAGACTGTATGTCTACTGACATCCGTAACAGGATCAGCAGAGCCACATTTACTTTAAGGCTGCTGTGTGTAATAGTTGTTCATTTATTTAGGGATGCTACAGTGTCAGCACTGGGCTTTGGTCACATGCACACTTGTGTTTTGGAACCGGTGTGATTTTCTTCCTGAAAAGATGGTTTCAGGGTCATCAGAGATAGTAGACTGTACagctattcacacacacacacacacacacacacacacacacacacacacttgctccaTTCCATTTCAACCCCTAGTCATCTGCCTTGCTCTCTACTTAGGCAGCTTAACTGAAAACCAATGCAACCTTGTGACTAATGAGAAGCGCACAGGAGAGGTTATTCACAATTTCACAATTGATTTCAATAGTTTGAGTTAGAATGTTGCTAAGCCAACAAAGCAATTCACATAAAATAGGCAAATATTGAGAAttaaaatagtacatttttaattagatcAAACAATTTTGATACATTTCAGCATTGATTTAGCTCTATATAATCAACATTGCCCACATTCTCCACCACCTGAGCTCATCACAATGCATTAAGGGtttgtttctgtttcaaattatACGTGCTGGAAAGACAAAGCCTATAATTTGGCCAAAATGAGCTATCATTAAAGGTTGGGGTGTTTAGGTAGTTTAAGGCCATTGCTAAGTGGTTCCTCTGATGTTTAACCCCataagcctactgtatcatatttgatacacacatttctaacgcctctaaattatcaatatGGCCAAAACCTTGCTGAAAAACCTATTTTACACAAACACTACATGCCTTCTattgtctgattgatagtttatacttttctAGCAAGTAAAttgccttttagtataattgtgaAAACATCCTCCTTAAGGTTGTAATACACGTGtctttttactgatttttattaagCAAGCTTGAGAATAACTTTAATATTGATACTGAACAGTTACTGGACTGAAGTAACCTGATGAGTTACTTTGATCATCCATACCTtatcttttagaaaaatacaatCCATCAGGCTTTTGATGAATGTTCATCTCTCAAttgtcattgcattgcattgttttacacatataaacaaaaactacagAGTTTTGAGCATTGAACTAAGCATTTAACTATCATCTTACCAAGACATTTTTGGGAGATCTAgtgtgacaactgatatttataagcattttatataagtagtctgctatactcTTATAAAAATTgaattgatttacattacaagctctTAGAATTTGATCTTTTtgggcataaaaataaaaactgcaccaAATtccatatttttgctcagtttgagtctctgaataaaatcagtgtcttagttttttttcttttatgagttTGATATTGTAactgtatgttgtgtttttgatgtATGAGTTTGCATATACAGTCTTCTTTTcgattattttatatttggtcTAAagattcaataaactgttccatttctaAAACGTGGACTATTATTTCaaatgtcaggctttacagggttaagggCACTTCTAgggggttgctggggtgtttgagTGGTTTTAGGGTGTTGCTAATCAGTTTTTAGTTAGATTAAACCAACTTGGATGCTTTTTAGTGTTGAATGAACTCTGATTTTAATCAAAATTGCCCGCATTCTCTGCCATCTGAGCTCATTACAATTTTCATTACAAAAAGATTGTGGCCAAAACTACCCATCTTTAAAGTTGCTGACTGATATAAGTAGACTGCTAATTAGGTTTTGGAGCACATGaattctctctttctcatttctcCATCAGAATGAACCAAGAAAAGATGAAACACCACCGGGAGAGCATCATCCCGGCCTCTGAGCCTAGGAGTCCTGGCCCTGGGGTCAAAGGTCGCGTTGCAGCTACAGACATGAAAGGtgccaaacacacaaatacaaaacacttctgtacttacatttacaataaatgcatTGATCTTAAATGCTCTGCTTGCTTGTCTCAGATGAATTGTCGATGCAGGACCCCGAGTCCAATATGAAACTGGCCCAGCGGATCGAGAAGGACGTGGTGAGTGCCTGAATAACACTGgatatctgcacacacacacacacacacacacacacacacacacactctcaagcaCTGAGTGCATCAGATTTGTGGTTACATCAGACCAGGCGTAACGCTGTAACTCAGGCCGTGTGTTTTCACTCTGTTTTTGTCATTCAGCAAATCCTGAACTGCGCTCTAGACGACATCGAGATCTTCGTTGCACGTCTTCATAAAGTGGCAGAGGCTTTTGCGCAACTTAGCCAGCGCAACAGgagcaaaaaaaacaagaagagagGCCCTGCAGGTACATATGCATTTGATTTAACACATCATTCATTTACTCCTTTGATAAATCACTTATTAGCTAATTCATACTTAGGAAAACAAACATGCTTCgctaaaaacaaacatgattttcgtgtgtgtttcagagggaatGCTAACGCTACGAGCTAAACCTCCATTAGAAGGCGAGTTTATCGACTGTCTTCAGAAGCTGAAACTCTCTTTCAATCTGTTGGTGGGTTTCACTCTCTCGTTGTTTCTAAACTGAAAACACCcttaaacataaatacacactGCTTTAACTCATGCAGACCTGCTGTGGTTTAAGATCAGCTGGTATGTGTGCACTCgaattcaaaatgttgtttttagttcaaattaacatttatttaagaaTTGGTTTTATGAATAGAATACACAAATTAATTCTGCTCCCTTTCATGAGAGAGACTGTGAGTGAGTGAAGTGTTGATGGTCTGTGTGCGCCCTCCACAGGCCAAACTGAAGAAACACATTCAGAACCCCAGCGCTGCAGAGCTCGTGCACTTCCTGTTCGGACCTCTGGAACTGGTGAGGAACTGAACACGTGCACAAAGGAAAAAAACACGCCATAAATCTCTGTTGGTTAATTACAGGACAGAAATAAAGGAATAGAGTTTCAGCAGactaaataaatgctaatatcACCACTAAAAGACAGCTTTTtggatttaataaaaaagtaaaaggtaatttaaaatgcaaatagatGTATAAATaaccctaaattttttttttgattggtttgtTTAATAAAGTAAGATTTGAGGTAttagattaagttttttttttttttttttgactggaatgaatagaaaaaaaagaaaaaaggaattaaatcacataaaaaatctatttaactGAGAACTCAGTTTAAAATgctttcaattaaattttttattttttttttttacagaaaacggAAGCtatgaaaaatattcaaataaaataaaaagaatgtatTTACTGAGAATACATCAAGCATTCTAAActataaagatttattaaaataaaaaaatatatatttttacttagaACTCATTAAGCCTTAACtatgtaaaatgcaattttactgAAAACTCATTAAGGCTtctaaactatgaaaaaaaatgtatttttactgaaAACTCAATcctaaatgataaaaaaaaaaacattaaaaacatttagcatttatttataatgagaactcaaagtcttttaaaatataaagaaattatttaattaaaattaattctaaataagtaaaataaatataaataatatgaaactatgaaaaatttactaaaattttattagtaattgttttttaatatattaaaataattaaaaaatatttattttttttttttgttttttctttgagcTTTTTAagctttgtaaaatattattaaaattatttgtttataattactAAGAGCTCATTAAAGCTTCTAAACTTAGAAACTTAAACGATAATAAACAAAACGGAATAATCAAAAAAAGACCCCATGATGCGCATCAGGTGCAGcttttttaatttctcatttctGATTGAAATCAGAAGTTGCATTGGTACATATTGACTATAAATAACcctaaaagataaataaataaacattggcAACAAAATGCACGTTTAAATTATAGTAGCACAATCATTTGTTCCACCAAGAAATAAATTAGTagtagaagtaataataataataatgttaataatcatcatcatcatcagtatgCTGTTTGGTATAATAACAGAATGCAATGgtgtaaaacagttattttcaatggCTCATTCAGGCCTCATCCAGTCATAATGTGTACACTGTACACAGCTCTCGATTATaaaaacacttgtgtgtgtgaattcagATTCTGCAGAGTTGTGGCAGTCCTGAGCTGCCGCGTGTGGTCATCTCTCCTCACCTGTCCCGGGACACAGTGGACTTCCTGAAAGGACACCTGACTCCCAAAGAGATGACCATCTTTGAGCTGCTGGGAGACGGCTGGACACGGCCCAGGTGATGACTCAACCGCTGTGGATGTGTTACAGGATACACTGATACATCGAGCTAAACCAGCCaatgtttgcttattttatttattttttattttttttgagatggTCAGTATCAGATGATGGTAGTTCCCTCTCGTGAATCCCAAAATTCTCTTTTCAATGGTATCATAAACAGGATTACATGTGTTAttagaaaggtttttattttaacagttttgacTAATGAACAACCAATGTGAGTCTTTTAATGGctgatattatcattattactattatatgaAGTATTATGGgatatatttaatgttatctctgtagaatgaatgaatgaataaataaattctcttAATTAGCATCAGTCATGGacaaatgcatgcatgttttACCATGTTGTTTAATTCGGTGCATGTCTTTGTGTATCTTAGAGCTGATTGGCCGAAAGATCAGTGCGCTCCTCTGTACGTCCCAAAGTTCCGGAACGGCTGGGAGCCTCCGGTGGAACTGTTCCGCTCGTCACCGTGGGAGACGGAGAGCGCCGGTGCACCGGTGCAGACAGAATACAGACCCAAAGAGGTGAGAGAGATGAGTCTCGATCTCCTGCGTGTGAAAATCTCTTCtctgtattaaatgcatttcatatttTCCATCTCAGTTCTTTGGATCCCAGTCATCGCTCTCTTCAAACGGGTGAGTGAGCTGTCAGATCTGTATCTCAGTAACTTTGAGGTTTTGAATTATAGTAAACATTAGAAAAAAGGCACTTCTTGTGTTCAAAAGGttaaaatcctttattttttggctgatcATGTTTTTTTCAGGTCTTTCTCGACAACTCCTGCTTCTCGCAAGTATGCAAAGATCCGATACCACTTTGTGGCACGTAATGCAAACGAGCTGTCGGTGCTTCAGGATGAAGTTCTGgaggtatgaaaaaaaaaaaaaaaataatcacattaaacATCTCAAGTGCTTCTcaaagacagcaatgagattaaattgaGCTCTCATGGAGTTTTCACTCAAGTCTTCTGTGAAAATAGTAATTTCATGCCTCCTCTAGAGTTTCTCAAACTGTGCCAACAAACCAAAGTCTCAAAAGTCAGCGATCTCATTttgaacatttctcatcaaattcccAAAAGATAAACTGATCTGAGCTGCcacacacattcattttatagctttaTACTCTTACTTTGACAAAAAGCACTTGCAAAATTTAGTGCAATACAAGTTGTGTTGAGTTGTTATGAAAGAAAGAACTAACCACTGTGTGTTTTAGTGTTGGAGGATGATAAGCAGTGGTGGAAGTTGAGGAACCGAAGTGGACAGGCGGGATATGTGCCCTATAATATCCTGGATGTGGTAAAACTGGAGGATCCTCATGCTTCTATTGACCCGTCATACAGTCCAGGAGCACCTTATAGTCCGGTAAACACATGTACA
This window harbors:
- the LOC109079314 gene encoding epidermal growth factor receptor kinase substrate 8-like protein 2 isoform X1 → MKSRHRPPPSSSSFALLCSGVARSDSKISAKTLFEQRKKYSNSNVIMQETSQYHVQHLSTFIMDKSESIATVEDAIKKLKLLDSKDKIWTQEMLLQVTDKSIKLLDSETKEELENFPLATVHHCQTLLNQTRYPSILLLVCQDNEQHKPDIHFFYCDEVEAEMVHADIDSALGDNARGKKMRPQTLKMNQEKMKHHRESIIPASEPRSPGPGVKGRVAATDMKDELSMQDPESNMKLAQRIEKDVQILNCALDDIEIFVARLHKVAEAFAQLSQRNRSKKNKKRGPAEGMLTLRAKPPLEGEFIDCLQKLKLSFNLLAKLKKHIQNPSAAELVHFLFGPLELILQSCGSPELPRVVISPHLSRDTVDFLKGHLTPKEMTIFELLGDGWTRPRADWPKDQCAPLYVPKFRNGWEPPVELFRSSPWETESAGAPVQTEYRPKEFFGSQSSLSSNGSFSTTPASRKYAKIRYHFVARNANELSVLQDEVLEVLEDDKQWWKLRNRSGQAGYVPYNILDVVKLEDPHASIDPSYSPGAPYSPSYRGQSPSGSLGSDKDGHSQQMDKVNDELLMLITSNKVQQPARNFKVVRQSAVPLTFNSNPAEVTNWLNAKGFSKPTVERLGILTGSQLFSLNKENLKAVCGDEGSRVYSQITVQKAQLEKSRGDTELQEILNKQQEKIASA
- the LOC109079314 gene encoding epidermal growth factor receptor kinase substrate 8-like protein 2 isoform X2, which produces MNALGTPTKPSNGVARSDSKISAKTLFEQRKKYSNSNVIMQETSQYHVQHLSTFIMDKSESIATVEDAIKKLKLLDSKDKIWTQEMLLQVTDKSIKLLDSETKEELENFPLATVHHCQTLLNQTRYPSILLLVCQDNEQHKPDIHFFYCDEVEAEMVHADIDSALGDNARGKKMRPQTLKMNQEKMKHHRESIIPASEPRSPGPGVKGRVAATDMKDELSMQDPESNMKLAQRIEKDVQILNCALDDIEIFVARLHKVAEAFAQLSQRNRSKKNKKRGPAEGMLTLRAKPPLEGEFIDCLQKLKLSFNLLAKLKKHIQNPSAAELVHFLFGPLELILQSCGSPELPRVVISPHLSRDTVDFLKGHLTPKEMTIFELLGDGWTRPRADWPKDQCAPLYVPKFRNGWEPPVELFRSSPWETESAGAPVQTEYRPKEFFGSQSSLSSNGSFSTTPASRKYAKIRYHFVARNANELSVLQDEVLEVLEDDKQWWKLRNRSGQAGYVPYNILDVVKLEDPHASIDPSYSPGAPYSPSYRGQSPSGSLGSDKDGHSQQMDKVNDELLMLITSNKVQQPARNFKVVRQSAVPLTFNSNPAEVTNWLNAKGFSKPTVERLGILTGSQLFSLNKENLKAVCGDEGSRVYSQITVQKAQLEKSRGDTELQEILNKQQEKIASA
- the LOC109079314 gene encoding epidermal growth factor receptor kinase substrate 8-like protein 2 isoform X4, with translation MQETSQYHVQHLSTFIMDKSESIATVEDAIKKLKLLDSKDKIWTQEMLLQVTDKSIKLLDSETKEELENFPLATVHHCQTLLNQTRYPSILLLVCQDNEQHKPDIHFFYCDEVEAEMVHADIDSALGDNARGKKMRPQTLKMNQEKMKHHRESIIPASEPRSPGPGVKGRVAATDMKDELSMQDPESNMKLAQRIEKDVQILNCALDDIEIFVARLHKVAEAFAQLSQRNRSKKNKKRGPAEGMLTLRAKPPLEGEFIDCLQKLKLSFNLLAKLKKHIQNPSAAELVHFLFGPLELILQSCGSPELPRVVISPHLSRDTVDFLKGHLTPKEMTIFELLGDGWTRPRADWPKDQCAPLYVPKFRNGWEPPVELFRSSPWETESAGAPVQTEYRPKEFFGSQSSLSSNGSFSTTPASRKYAKIRYHFVARNANELSVLQDEVLEVLEDDKQWWKLRNRSGQAGYVPYNILDVVKLEDPHASIDPSYSPGAPYSPSYRGQSPSGSLGSDKDGHSQQMDKVNDELLMLITSNKVQQPARNFKVVRQSAVPLTFNSNPAEVTNWLNAKGFSKPTVERLGILTGSQLFSLNKENLKAVCGDEGSRVYSQITVQKAQLEKSRGDTELQEILNKQQEKIASA
- the LOC109079314 gene encoding epidermal growth factor receptor kinase substrate 8-like protein 2 isoform X3, translated to MWHYSEQRKKYSNSNVIMQETSQYHVQHLSTFIMDKSESIATVEDAIKKLKLLDSKDKIWTQEMLLQVTDKSIKLLDSETKEELENFPLATVHHCQTLLNQTRYPSILLLVCQDNEQHKPDIHFFYCDEVEAEMVHADIDSALGDNARGKKMRPQTLKMNQEKMKHHRESIIPASEPRSPGPGVKGRVAATDMKDELSMQDPESNMKLAQRIEKDVQILNCALDDIEIFVARLHKVAEAFAQLSQRNRSKKNKKRGPAEGMLTLRAKPPLEGEFIDCLQKLKLSFNLLAKLKKHIQNPSAAELVHFLFGPLELILQSCGSPELPRVVISPHLSRDTVDFLKGHLTPKEMTIFELLGDGWTRPRADWPKDQCAPLYVPKFRNGWEPPVELFRSSPWETESAGAPVQTEYRPKEFFGSQSSLSSNGSFSTTPASRKYAKIRYHFVARNANELSVLQDEVLEVLEDDKQWWKLRNRSGQAGYVPYNILDVVKLEDPHASIDPSYSPGAPYSPSYRGQSPSGSLGSDKDGHSQQMDKVNDELLMLITSNKVQQPARNFKVVRQSAVPLTFNSNPAEVTNWLNAKGFSKPTVERLGILTGSQLFSLNKENLKAVCGDEGSRVYSQITVQKAQLEKSRGDTELQEILNKQQEKIASA